Genomic segment of Panicum virgatum strain AP13 chromosome 2K, P.virgatum_v5, whole genome shotgun sequence:
GCTCCACTCATGGCATCCAAATCCTGAGGGTGAACATGTATGTTACAAGACTTTTAGTGTGAGCGCAAAAGACAATACGAATTTGCAAGAATGTGTACACTCTCCAGTGTGTCCAAGCAAACCTGAAACCTGTTATGTTAGAAAATGTCTAGTCACGAATGACTCAGACTCATGGACACGGAGGGGGGTAGTACTATATAAGTATGCAGCAGGGGCAAAACTTTAGCACGGCGAAAGCTTGGGTCGCAAAGACAGCCTCGTCCTCGATCCAGTGCTCGGAGGCGAACAACAACTCGAGTGACAGACAATGGCAACCGCAACCCCTACTATCGTGCTCGTCCCGCTCTGCGTCCCCAGCCACCTCCCGTCCTTGTTTGAGGCCGGCAAGCGGCTGGTcagcaccagcggcggcgccatgtcGCTCACGGTGCTCTTCATGCAGATGACCATGGACGACAGCCTGATGTCCAGCGTCGCCGACTTCATCCGCCGGGAGTCCGGGTCCGGCCTGGACATCCGCTTCCACCACCTCCCCGCCGTGGAGCTCCCCACCGACACGCCCGGCGTCGAGAACTTCATCATGCGCTTCATCCAGCTCCACGCGCCGCACGTCAAGGCCGCCCTCTCCGGCCTGGCCTCCCcggtcgccggcgtcgtcgtcgacTACTTCTGCACCACCCTGTTCGACGCCATCCGCGAGCTCGCAATGCCCGTGTACGTGTACGTGCCGTGCTCCTCCGCCGTTCTCTCGCTCATGCTGCGCCTGCCGGCCCTCGACGAGGAGGTGGCGGGGGATCTCGGGGACATGGAAGGAGCGGTGGATGTGCCcgggctgccgccgctgccggccgcccTCCTGCCGACGCCGCTGATGAAGAAAGGCCCGGACTACGCGTGGATGGTGTACCACGGCGGACGCTTCATGGAGGCCGCCGGCATCATCGTGTACACGGTGGCCGTGCTGGAGGGGGCCGTCCTCACCGCCATCGCCGACGGCCGCTGCGTGCCCGGACGCCGCGCTCCGACCGTCTACGCGGTCGGCCCCGCGGTGTCTGCGCCGGTCAAGGCACCCGGCGAGCAGCCGCACCGGTGCGTGGCGTGGCTCGACGCGCAGCCGCCGGCGTCCGTCGTGCTGCTCTGCTTCGGGAGCATGGGCGGTAGCTTCCCCGCGCCGCAGGTGAGCGCGATCGCTGCCGCGCTCGAGCGCAGCGGGCACCGGTTCCTGTGGGTGCTCCGTGGCCCCGTACCGGCCGGCAGCCACTCGCCGTACCCGTCCGACGCCAACGTCGACGAGCTCCTCCCGGAAGGGTTCCTGGAGAGGACCAAGGACAGGGGCCTCGTGTGGCCCA
This window contains:
- the LOC120688880 gene encoding anthocyanidin 3-O-glucosyltransferase 2-like; translation: MATATPTIVLVPLCVPSHLPSLFEAGKRLVSTSGGAMSLTVLFMQMTMDDSLMSSVADFIRRESGSGLDIRFHHLPAVELPTDTPGVENFIMRFIQLHAPHVKAALSGLASPVAGVVVDYFCTTLFDAIRELAMPVYVYVPCSSAVLSLMLRLPALDEEVAGDLGDMEGAVDVPGLPPLPAALLPTPLMKKGPDYAWMVYHGGRFMEAAGIIVYTVAVLEGAVLTAIADGRCVPGRRAPTVYAVGPAVSAPVKAPGEQPHRCVAWLDAQPPASVVLLCFGSMGGSFPAPQVSAIAAALERSGHRFLWVLRGPVPAGSHSPYPSDANVDELLPEGFLERTKDRGLVWPTWAPQKAIIAHAAVGGFVTHCGWNSILESLWHGVPMAPWPQHADQHMCAFQLVSVVGAAVGMEVNRKRGNFVEAAELERAVRSLMGDGSEEGRRAREKAAEMKAACRKAVAEGGSSHAALQKLAREMLQRGGCEAEASAAASL